One Canis lupus baileyi chromosome 1, mCanLup2.hap1, whole genome shotgun sequence genomic window, TTATCAATGGGATGAAGATTATGATCAAGAACCAGATGATGTCTACCAACCAGAATTTCCATTTCATCAAAATGAGGACTTTCAAGTTCCTTTTCATCAGCATATGTTAGGCTGTGCCACTGAATGTTTCTGTCCACCCAATTTTCCATCATCAATGTACTGTGACAATCGCAAACTCAAGACTATCCCACGTGTCCCAGCACACATACAGCAAGTCTACCTTCAATTCAATGAAATTGAGGCTGTGACTACAGATTCATTCATTAATGCAACACATCTTAAAGAAATCAACCTCAGCCACAACAAAATTACTTCTCAAAAGATTGATCTTGGTGTGTTTGCTAAGTTGCCAAATCTACTACAACTTCACTTACAGCATAACAATTTAGAAGACTTTCCATTTCCTCTCCCCAAGTCTTTGGAAAGACTTCTTCTTGGCTACAATGAGATCTCCAGATTGCAGACAAACGCCATGGATGGGCTAGTGAACCTGACAATGCTTGATCTCTGTTATAATCAGCTTGAGGATTCCATGTTACAAGAAAAAATACTTgccaaaatggaaaaattaatgcAGCTCAACCTATGTAATAACAGATTGAAATCAATGCCTCCTGGTCTGCCTTCTTCACTGATGTACctatctttagaaaataattcaatttcttCTATACCAGAAAATTACTTCAACGAACTTCCCAAACTTCAGGCTGTACGAATGTCACACAACAAACTACAAGATATcccatataatatttttaatctttccaacCTAATAGAGCTCAATGTTGGACACAACAAACTGAAGCAAGCATTTTATATTCCAAGAAATTTACAACACCTATACCTACAGAACAATGAAATCGAAAGTatgtaaaatttcattatttttaaagacaggaTAGTATGCTGACCTTTTAAAGAACAAATCTTTTTCAAACTCTATGCTTTACATGTTGCTGAAAACAGTTAATTTGAAGTAGCTGGGGAAATGGCCGAAACTGGCCTCAGAAAGTGTGTTATAAAGTTGATAGCATTTCCTATTAAATGTTATCAATATGAACACTGACAAGTAGTACTGTAGAGtataaggaaaaaagaggagtATCCTGAGTAGTTGGGACTATaagtgatttttacttttttctttttgagattatttCTACTAAGAATTTACTAcataataaataactaaatagcAATGaacctatcatttaaaaaatttttaattccagtatagttagcacACAGTGCTGTATTAGTTccaggtatacaacacagtgattcagcGCTTCCATACATCACactgtgctcatcatgataagtgtgctCTGAAAGCCATCATTTACTTTGATAACATATAATTTATctgtaattttcttcattttattatttgattactGTAAAAACTAATTAAACTTAATTCTACCTGtaagtattttaattaataagaCTGTatctcatattttaataaaatccaatgTAGGACTCCAGATGTAATGCAGCAggattaatctttattttttatttttcaggtatcAATGTTACAGTGATGTGTCCGTCTGTTGACCCACTGCATTACCACCATTTAACATACATTCGTTTGGACCAAAATAAGCTAAAAGAGCCAATAACCTCATAcatttccctctgcttcccttaTATACACACTATTTATTATGGTGAGCAAAGAAGCAGTAATGGTCAAACAATACAACTGAAGACCCAAGTTTTCAGATTTCAGGATGATGCTGATAGTGAAGAACATGAGGATCACCAAGAAGGTCCagaacaagaagaaacagaagaaaacactGACCATCACTACTATGGAAGTTAAGAATGGCAAGAAACTATATAGGTATACGGTTatgattttatacattattattcAATATAAGTTTAACTGAACATGGAAGGCTCACAGTAATATACCTAGAATCATGTATTAGTATTAGATCAGACTGAATTTAAGTTGTTGCTAACACTGGCATCATTACATAGGATTCAAACTTACTTAAGAGGATACCAGtctttggaaatataaattaaaatgacaagtgggaataaaaaactaaacttgaaagctgaaaaaaaaaaaaaaaaagcaagtatgcCATCTCTAGTAATAGTAACTGTTCTAAGAGTGATGAAAACAGTAGCACCAGAAGCCGAGAACTAGCAGAGGACAGGGTTGAGCTGCCTGGGCTTACATTCATATAAGAGGAAGCCATTCGCTTAGGAGTAAATTACTTTCTTTGTCCTGACTCCCAGAAAGCTTTCACActgtttttgtatatatatatttttttattggagttcaatttgccaacatgtagcataacacccagtgctcatcccatcaagatttcacataaaagtgTGAAAGCTCAAgtgactgaggggggcacttgagctTTCAcacttttatgtgaaatcttATCACCATGACATCCACTTTCCTGGCCTTACCACTTAGAGCAATAGAGCATGCTCCTGATTTTCAAAGAGGCCATTCTACTAAGGATTCAAGACATGTGGTTTCATAAAATCAACTGGTTTTTTCTCTCAGAGCACCAAAGCAACAAAATTCTCCAATCTGTATTAGGATAACTGAAAAACTACCAAACTGTCTCATCACAATCTGTATTTTAGCAGATTTCAGCAATTGTCCAAAAGAATCTGTCCTCCATTTTAACTGGGATAAATGTTTTTAGAGTAAACTCACGAAAATTTTTTGGTTGTTACATAAAGATTTGCTAATAAATAACTGCTTTGCCCATAAGGTTAATTTAGTACACAATATACCAGCATTATTAAAACACTTTCATTTTCCTAGCACAGTACAGTAGAAACATATATGTGCATCAGCCAGGATTTATTTAATTAGTGCTAAAGTTGAATAGAGTTCCTTTACAATTTGGACAAgctttgatattttctttaaaaccttAGAAGCACCTATTATTTAATCTatcattttgaagtattttaagtATGCCTTGTAATGAAGATGATAGAAGTGCTGCGATGAACTCTCCTGATTTACCAGCTAACATTTCAGTCTCTCAGATGAAGAATAAACACAGATGGGCTGACCTACAAGGGGAACCCAAACAACAAATGGTAACAATTTGGACAACGGGCCAGGACCAGACAAGTGAAactttattttaagttttcaagtGGTGAGTCTTTATTTTGCTAGAGATAAGAGTGCAAAATGAAGCCCCtaatgctctttatttctttgagaagttATTAGCATTTAGCAGAAACAGAACACCCACCTGTCCCCAAGAACAACCTCAACAATTCATAATGAACACAAACAACactctattcattcatttaattaacatTCATCAAAGCAGCTGGTGTGTAAGGCTTAGCAATAAGGGCAAGAAACAGAACTATGTGCACCTGTGACATCTCAAGATACAAGGGTGAGGGTAGCAGAGCAAAATGCTGGGAAGGTGGACAAAGCACACTTTCaacacaggttaaaaaaaattaaggaacacCTCCCcctttattgaaatttttaaaaataggcttataaatttaaatattatgagCTAATATTGTAAAATACTATGAGTGTTTTAGGAGATAAAAGAGATACAACTATTTCTAACCTAAAGCAATTTAAAATCTAATGAGAGGCCATCcgggaaatataaatgaaaacccTAATGAGAGATCCTCTCTCACTCACTGGGATGGCTAGAACTTAAAAGACACATAACAGATGTTATTagcaaggaggcagagaaagtagaacactcacacactgctggtgggacaTCCTATGGTGCAGCTGTTTTGGAAAGCAGTCTGCAGTTCAAAAAATCAGAGTCACTTACAAtgcagcaattctactcctagatacATACTCAAGAGAACTAAACAACACACATGTTCACacagaaatatataaacaaatgttcagagcagcactaTCCattaatagccaaaaagtagaaagcGCCCAAATGTCCagctgaagaatggataaatgtgGTCCTGTACACAAAACGAAGTATTATTCAGCcaagagaagaaatgaagtactgatacatcaTTCTACCACATAGATGAACCATGAACACATCATGCAAAGTGAAAACTCAATCACAGAAGACTACAtatagtatgattccatttcagTGAAAtgcccagaacaggcaaatctataaagacagaGTTTTGGTTGCCTGGGActgcaggggtggggaagagagggaatgtggaaaaatgttctaaaattgactgtggtgatggctgtacaaatctaaaaatactaaaaatgattCATAGATTTTTAAAGGGTGAACTGCATGAGATGTGAAttgtctcaataaagctgttaataaaaagtttaatgaagaaattaagatCAACTCATTCTaacacaaggaagaaagaaaatctaacatGGCAGTAACTATGAAAGCCGATGTGAGCACAGACGGATACCCTAATTTTATTTCTGGTCAGGACGTGGTAAAGTAGCTCATGGTTTCAAGAAGAGTTCAGGGGTGTGTCTGTAAACAGGTTACCCAGCTGCAGGGCCCAAGGAGGAAGCAGGTTAACACCATCTTTGCTACCTGAAAATGACCCTGAGGAATGCATACCCACCCCAAGTATCTCTCATTAAAAAACAGAACCCAATGCTTTCCGTCAGAGAAAGTGAAGAATAAAGTACTTCACTAACCAGCACATCAAGACTGCACAACTATCTACCATAGCTATAGGCAAAACCAGTTGATCTAGTATttacaaaggggggggggggggatgaaaattcatctgttttcttattaCACATAAAAGTATTAATTAGCTACTAGGCTGAACTGTATTTGTGACCACTGACAAATCCAAAGCACTCCATGAACCAGgtttagttaacatacaaagGCATAATATACAACTAGTTTTTTAAAGGACATAAAGGATATTTCATAAATTTACTCACAATAAAACTGGTTGAAAATGGTTAGCTTGTGCTTACATACCGGAAACCCTCtacattttccctttattcctcaGGTTGGGACCACTAAACTAAAGTGCAGATGTGTGCATATCATGTAACACACTTAGCCAAATCCAAggggaaaaacagaagaaatcaaTCTTGTCTCTACTGTATACTTTTACTGTTGCAAAGAATTCATAGGACCTGAAGGACAGCTAGAACTAAAACCCTGGtttcctgattccaaaaccattttttttttccaaatcctgGAAATAAAGTTTAACAGCAGCTGGAAACAAAATTAAACCATAACAGCTAAAAAATCTAAAGTTTCTTATATGTCCCAAATTCCTAAATAAATATAACTGTCTAGCAAGTAAATATCACATCTCATGAAAATTACATGGAGCTTACATTACTTTACAAACTTTGGCTGCGAATTTGCTATACAGGGATGTAGGTACTACTTGGAAAAACTCACTAGTACAGTATGTTTTTAACATGAACCCTTCCTCACATCAAGTCATAACTCTCCCCTCATTAAAGTTCACCCTTCAGTCTGGTAAATACTTGGGTTCTCATCTTTATCTCATCTCACCACATGACTAACTAGGCTTCAGGCAAAAGAAGATTTGAGATGGAGATCAAATCATAGACTTTCCATAAAGTCCTAGAATGTTGCCTAAAAGGAACTATAAATATCTAGTAACTCAGCGATTCTCAGTGGCAGCAATTCGGCCCTCCAGGGTAGGATACTGTGATTTGTAAGAAATATATTGGGTCTTTATATTCATGGTTCATGGCTCACAGCTCCCAAAACCCCTTTCCTAATCACAGAGGGTGATTAAGacgtcttttgttatgttaatgaagaTGACTTTGGGGGCTGCCAGAAGAACCAAATGAACTTCAGTCCCAAAGCCACGTGCaatctggggggaggggagataaATCAGCTAGAGGTTGACTTGGCCAATGGCCAATGACTTAGTCAATTAGGACTATGTaaggaagcctccataaaaacccaggATGGGTAACTGGGGCTTCCAGTTGAACAGAAGAAGATGCCAGAATTGTGGTGCACCTAAGCTCTATGCCTTCCCTAGACTCTGTCCTCTGCATCTCTTCAATTCACTGTGGAGTCAGTTCCTTTGTCACAacctttaataaactggtaagcTTAAGTGTTTGGAACTTCCAAAGATGGAGTGCTGGTAGGGACAATTCTCTGTGCCATGACCCTTTGTGAAGCCTAGAATAGGTCCTATGGCAAGAGCCTGTGAGGGCCTCCCAGGGCTGACTGTAAGAACTTTGGACAAGAGAATTAGTATTTGAGGGGCTTTACTAGCATGTCTAGGATGCTGCTGCAGGAACTCCCTAATGGGGATGGCAGTGCCCGGAAATGCAAGGAGGAGATTCTTATGAGCAGGGAACCGCTTTTCCATGCCCCCAGGACTGATTCTGGAGCTGTGCAGAGGGCTGCACTCCACTGTCACGTGGACAGTGCCCTATGGACAGCTCTCTACTGAAGAACAGAGCTGCCTGGTTTATGGACAACAGTTCCAAGGTGAATGGACAACATCCTGTCTGGAAGGCCACCAACCTGACTAGAGAATATAAAAACAGATCAGTGTGGTGTGTGGAGCTGCATGCTGTTTTTATAGCAGTGATGAGGAATCAAACAATGTTAAGAGATCCTATGTATAGatttttactcattcatgagcAGTGTCCAATAGCCCAGCCATATGGTCAGGCAGAACGGCATTGGAATCTTGGCCTACTAACAGGAATGTCCATATGGAACACAGCTCTACGGAAATAACTGTGGGTATTTTAGAAGTGTATTAATGTTGGACATGTCA contains:
- the OMD gene encoding osteomodulin — protein: MGFLSRACVLFFFFGVKVYCQYESYQWDEDYDQEPDDVYQPEFPFHQNEDFQVPFHQHMLGCATECFCPPNFPSSMYCDNRKLKTIPRVPAHIQQVYLQFNEIEAVTTDSFINATHLKEINLSHNKITSQKIDLGVFAKLPNLLQLHLQHNNLEDFPFPLPKSLERLLLGYNEISRLQTNAMDGLVNLTMLDLCYNQLEDSMLQEKILAKMEKLMQLNLCNNRLKSMPPGLPSSLMYLSLENNSISSIPENYFNELPKLQAVRMSHNKLQDIPYNIFNLSNLIELNVGHNKLKQAFYIPRNLQHLYLQNNEIESINVTVMCPSVDPLHYHHLTYIRLDQNKLKEPITSYISLCFPYIHTIYYGEQRSSNGQTIQLKTQVFRFQDDADSEEHEDHQEGPEQEETEENTDHHYYGS